Genomic window (Longibacter salinarum):
CCTGTTCGCGTACAGCGGGAAACTCGTCCATGCCCTCGTTCATCACGCGGGCGATTTTCTCAACATCGCCCGTCCTCCATCCCGCCATAATCTGCTCCACCTGATTGAGCGACGCCGTCAGGTTTTCCAGCGAATAGCGCAGATAGGCATCTGGATCGACCGAAGACGCCGACGATAGAATGTCGATTTGCTCGCGGAGCGTTTCCAGTCCGATGACATCCGCTCCCGTCTCCTGCGCCTTCTGGTACACGTGCTGATCGATTCCGAGCGACATCTTGTACCCGCTTCGCTGCATGACTGTTGAGGTCACCATCAGGCTCGCGAGCCAGGGCCGCATCTTTCGCACCTGCGCCTCCTGAAGTTGAAGCGTATCGAGCGCCGACTGAAGCAGGGCGTACGTGCTGTCGGATATCGCCTGCTGCAGAGTGCTGTCGCTCTGGTACATGCCGGCCTGCAACATAATGGGCGCAGCGGCCTGCATCGAATCGAGATCCACTTCGAATGCAATCCGTTCTGCGCGATCAATCACGTGCTGAACGGTGGGTGCCAGCGGGTACGCATCCGGGCGGAGCAGGTGGACGGAGCCGAGAATGTGGAGCGTGTCCGTATCGGAGCTCACGCGCCAGAGTGGATGCTCGGCCGTCGTGGAGTCGGATTCCGACGCCGCATCCGTTGCCGGTTGAGCGGAAGCAGATGGAACGGTCCCGACGACCGCTACCGCAAATACAAGTGCCAGAATCGGCGCGAAGACGGCTCGGAGGACCTGCTGGGTAAATCGATGATGCATGAAGGGGCTAGGCATAAAAGGAAAAATGGCGAGCTCTACAAGAAGGCGGCTCACGACCTATGTGAAAGAGACGACCTGTGCGTGCAAAACGCAATCGGCAACCAGATGGGTACAGCCGATCCGTGACGTTTTCCCCGGGCTGATCGGTTTGCGAACGGGCCCGGGCCGGTACAAACGGATATTTGGCATTAACAACCTCTTGGGAGATGAATCACAATAACGTGAGCACACTCGTTCATCTCTATTCGTAGGTCGGATGATGATCTTTTCGCAATCACGAAGTAGACACGGTGTGCGAGATCAACCAAGCCTCGTGTTACGAGCATGACGAGGACTGACCGCCGGAAGGCCCGTCCTTTGGGGTCGCCGAGGGCTCTCCGCCAAACAGGTTCTAACACGGTCACAAAACCGACTACGCTTCACGTGTACGGACGCCGATACTCGATTATGTTTGGATAATGTGTGAACCTATGACATAGGGGTGTCAGTCCGTCGACGTATCATGAACAACGAATCGGATTGGACCCTCGTTTTCGCCGGTCGTTCGCCGGCCCATCACCATGGAGACCCATTCCTTCTCTCGCTCAAATTCGGCGCTTCATATTCTACATGAAGCGCACGCAGACGCACCAGAACCGTCGGTCCGGGAGGCATCGACGTTTTACCGGCCTCCGTACGATAGCGAACTCGATGACGCCTTCGTCCGGACACTGGCCAAATACCTTGGTCCGCTGACCGACCTTCGCGCTGTAAACGATGACAGCCATTCGATGATCATCGTCGAAGCACGCACGTTCCACCGTTCGCAATCTGAACCGATGCGAAAGCGTCGGGTCGGTTTTCTTGTGAGCCCGGAAGCATCAGCT
Coding sequences:
- a CDS encoding TraB/GumN family protein → MPSPFMHHRFTQQVLRAVFAPILALVFAVAVVGTVPSASAQPATDAASESDSTTAEHPLWRVSSDTDTLHILGSVHLLRPDAYPLAPTVQHVIDRAERIAFEVDLDSMQAAAPIMLQAGMYQSDSTLQQAISDSTYALLQSALDTLQLQEAQVRKMRPWLASLMVTSTVMQRSGYKMSLGIDQHVYQKAQETGADVIGLETLREQIDILSSASSVDPDAYLRYSLENLTASLNQVEQIMAGWRTGDVEKIARVMNEGMDEFPAVREQVLVQRNRNWIAPIETLIEDPKRTLVVVGVGHLVGEESVTKMLQEKGYTVEQL